The Leptospira montravelensis nucleotide sequence TATCACTCATTTTCCTTATTTCCTCTGGATGTATTGGTATTTTTCGAAAAGCTCCCGATTACCCATCCATCCGCATCGAAGGTTTAGTTTCTTATAACGAACTAGAGTCGATTAAGAATATAAAATGGAGTTCTCTTTCCAAAGTACGGGATCCAAAATTAGTTTCCGCCATCATCCTTCACAACTCTGGAAAACGAAAGTTACCAGAGTTTTTTAAACTTTCTTTCGCTAATCAATTTCTCTTTCACATCTACGTAGACTCTGATGGAAATATTTTCGGTGATCCTAATTTTCTAAATCAGGAATGGTCGGCCGCACCAGGAATTGATTTAGAATCCATTCACATTGTATATGAAGGCACCCAGGAAACTCTCTATAACAATCGCAAACAACGAGGAGTTCTCAACCAAGTGATTTCCTATTTGGCCGAGGAACTAAACATTCCAAAATCCAATTATGATGTCATTTCAAAACGAGGCATCTTTACACATAACCAAACCAAACGTCGGTTTGGCGGATTCGTAGATTTTTCTCCTTGCGGCAGTGAGTTAGCTCTTAAACAAATTCTTTCCGAAATCGATGGTAAATTTTATGAAGAAGATGATTGGAAAGACAGGTTTGTCACCGGTTGGGTATTAAAAAAGGAAAACAAAGAAATTTTAAAAGATACCTTCAAACCTACGAATGGAAGAGGGATCACAAAACCAGAAAAAATCACCATAACTCGAATTGAAAAAGATGAAAAAGGTTTTCCACCGGAAGAATATAGAGTTAAGTACACCTTCCGTGGAAAAATCAAACCGAGTTGTGTAGTTTTACATTACACTGCCATTTCCGATTATTTTAAATCTCTTCGTACACTAGAAGCAAGGAACCTAACTGCCTCTATCATGATTGACAATAACGGAAAGGCTTATCAACTCCTGGATGTTTTGGAAGACAGAGCCGCCGCAGCCACGGGAACTAACGATAATTGTATCCAAATCGAAATTGTGGCCAAGGATACGGAGGAACTCTTAAAAAAACCAGAACAAATCCAAACCGTGAAAGATCTTGTGACAGAGCTTACCACCAAATACAAAATTCCACTTTCGAATGAAAAACTTGAGGATTTAACTGGCGTATTTAGCCACACCCAAGCCAAAAAAAAATGGGGTGGTTCCATTTTCCTAAACGCAAAAGACTTTGATCCAGGCGAAGAGTATATGGAAATGATTTTAAATTCCATTGGTGGCAAATACTATAGTGAACCAGAATGGAAAAACCGAAAGGCAATCGACTGGGCCATTTTATATCGCAACTTTCAACCTTAACGAGACGGAGAGACAGAACTTCTATGAAACAACT carries:
- a CDS encoding N-acetylmuramoyl-L-alanine amidase, whose protein sequence is MRENFKKRFRDNRKGVYGSKSLFLVMILNPLCQILLKISLIFLISSGCIGIFRKAPDYPSIRIEGLVSYNELESIKNIKWSSLSKVRDPKLVSAIILHNSGKRKLPEFFKLSFANQFLFHIYVDSDGNIFGDPNFLNQEWSAAPGIDLESIHIVYEGTQETLYNNRKQRGVLNQVISYLAEELNIPKSNYDVISKRGIFTHNQTKRRFGGFVDFSPCGSELALKQILSEIDGKFYEEDDWKDRFVTGWVLKKENKEILKDTFKPTNGRGITKPEKITITRIEKDEKGFPPEEYRVKYTFRGKIKPSCVVLHYTAISDYFKSLRTLEARNLTASIMIDNNGKAYQLLDVLEDRAAAATGTNDNCIQIEIVAKDTEELLKKPEQIQTVKDLVTELTTKYKIPLSNEKLEDLTGVFSHTQAKKKWGGSIFLNAKDFDPGEEYMEMILNSIGGKYYSEPEWKNRKAIDWAILYRNFQP